One window of the Diospyros lotus cultivar Yz01 chromosome 12, ASM1463336v1, whole genome shotgun sequence genome contains the following:
- the LOC127787637 gene encoding uncharacterized protein LOC127787637, whose translation MRRGHCQAKSRVIGSHVKPYYMDVKRIHKPKNIINDIRKEFGVNISYSKAWRSREKALDMIRGGAEESFQLLPSYLYMLKLKNPRTIAEIESDSESRFKYLFMAIGACLAGFRSQMRPVIAVDACFLKGKYLGSLFVATCKDGNNNVYPIAWGVGDSENDASWEWFFTKLRSAIGHEIPDLVFVSDRHKSISKAVLMVFPNALHVHCIYHIGQNVKAKFKHENVHALFYKAAKAYRESEFHELFNELERYDPTVGTYLREAGFSRWARAYSDGKRFDIMTTNIAECLNAALADARKLLI comes from the coding sequence ATGCGGCGTGGTCATTGCCAAGCGAAGAGCAGAGTAATTGGTTCTCATGTAAAACCCTATTACATGGATGTGAAGCGTATTCATAAGCCTAAGAACATTATCAACGATATTCGCAAGGAATTTGGGGTGAACATAAGTTATTCAAAGGCATGGCGATCGCGGGAAAAGGCTTTGGACATGATCCGGGGGGGTGCAGAGGAATCATTCCAGTTGCTGCCATCTTATCTGTACATGTTGAAGTTGAAAAACCCTAGGACGATTGCTGAAATCGAGAGTGACAGTGAGAGCAGATTCAAGTACCTATTTATGGCAATTGGTGCATGTCTTGCCGGATTTCGTAGCCAAATGCGGCCCGTAATTGCGGTTGATGCTTGCTTTCTGAAGGGTAAATATCTTGGTAGTTTGTTTGTTGCCACATGCAAAGACGGTAACAACAATGTATATCCTATAGCATGGGGAGTAGGAGATTCCGAGAATGATGCCTCATGGGAATGGTTCTTCACAAAATTGCGATCAGCAATTGGCCATGAGATACCTGATTTGGTATTTGTGTCTGACAGGCATAAAAGCATCAGTAAGGCGGTACTGATGGTTTTCCCTAATGCACTACACGTACATTGTATATATCACATTGGCCAGAACGTTAAAGCTAAATTCAAGCATGAAAATGTGCATGCTTTGTTCTACAAGGCAGCGAAGGCTTATCGAGAATCAGAATTCCATGAATTGTTTAACGAGCTCGAGCGATATGATCCAACCGTCGGCACCTATCTAAGAGAGGCCGGCTTTAGTCGTTGGGCACGTGCCTATTCGGATGGGAAGCGGTTTGATATAATGACGACAAACATTGCAGAATGCCTCAATGCAGCTTTGGCGGATGCACGTAAATTGCTTATTTAA